A part of Eremothecium sinecaudum strain ATCC 58844 chromosome VII, complete sequence genomic DNA contains:
- the NCR1 gene encoding sphingolipid transporter (Syntenic homolog of Ashbya gossypii AGL008W; Syntenic homolog of Saccharomyces cerevisiae YPL006W (NCR1)), with translation MRVAIIAGIYLLSMLSTAIATARCAMYGNCGKKNLFGAKLPCPVDEEFTPDRIGVDDSKLLVQLCGAEWSQLDFVCCTGEQIQNLKKNLKRAEAIIASCPACKKNMVDLFCHFTCSPKQRDFVNVTKIQSSMDHKPIVKELDVYLAPEFASAFYDSCKNVKFSATNGYAMDLIGGGAKNYKEFLKFLGDEKPLLGGSPFQINYLYDDWGTGYTMLNETAYYCDDDVFKCACADCPEACPTLAALPSNSCTIANIPCFSVGTLVLYIVTFLIMVGVHAYVFYNRKKREIVLDNEQHETFIEGQATGGDNLFQEYPTRRHLLNDKISSVIGSVAQLCVEKPYYVILAGITLISATASLLAFYATLETDPIKLWVNQNSKQYKEKQYFDENFGPFYRIEQMFLVNETGPILSYDTLQWWFEIEKDLTENVHSKELVTYQEICLKPAEDSTCVIESFTQYFDGILPSEDSWRTELKSCTDSPVNCLPSFQQPLKSNLLFSDANVFDAKAIIVTLLVSNHTESSKLWEEAIEEYILKLNVPNGLRLSFTTEMSLEKELSGNNDITIVGISYILMFIYASWALKNKLGKNRFILGMSGIMIVFGSIIVSAGLLSFIGIKSTLIIAEVIPFLILAIGVDNIFLITSEYDQITENNSILDVNSRVLMAVRRIVPSIVSSALCQILCFLLALFVSMPAVRNFAIYSAVALAFNFFFQITVYVSILSLFETKFEKHLSGESIEITKPRSIAKFKKFMTKRRKIVGFFTLWTLLSLLFLPYIKLGLDQRMAVPQSSYLVDYFNDTYNYLNVGPPVYFVIKNLDFTKRANQKKICGKFTTCNEYSLSNILERERSRSTITEPASIWYDDFMMFLNPNLDECCRFKKGTTEVCPPYFPSRKCETCYPSGSWDFDMSDFPEDDEFMDFFNIWINSPSDPCPLGGKMPYSNSIVYNDTNIVSSVIRAAHSPLRCQDDYIKAYLDGDRISKEFEGLDVFAYSPFYIYFVQYGNLLSLTWRLLSTALLAIFSVTWILLGSVATAGILTGTVAMILIDIGACMVFFNIPLNAVSLVNLIICVGITVEFLFHVARAFTMVPVGVTNSRTSRSSYAISTVGGSVFKGITMTKFIGVAVLALAKSRIFQVLYFRMWFCLITIAALHALIFLPTILAFYGGKSYVDGYSELRLVDVEEE, from the coding sequence ATGAGAGTAGCAATTATAGCTGGTATATACTTGCTATCAATGCTTTCAACAGCTATTGCAACTGCAAGGTGTGCAATGTATGGAAATTGCGGGAAGAAGAACTTATTTGGTGCAAAGCTACCTTGCCCAGTAGATGAGGAATTCACCCCTGACCGTATTGGTGTTGATGACTCTAAGCTATTGGTTCAGCTATGCGGAGCAGAATGGTCTCAATTAGACTTCGTTTGTTGTACTGGGGAACAGATTCAAAACCTAAAAAAGAATTTAAAGAGAGCAGAGGCAATTATTGCCTCCTGTCCTGCATGTAAGAAGAACATGGTGGACCTCTTCTGTCATTTTACCTGCTCTCCAAAGCAACGTGATTTTGTTAATGTTACAAAAATTCAATCATCAATGGATCATAAACCAATTGTGAAGGAACTAGATGTCTATTTGGCACCTGAGTTTGCTTCAGCTTTCTATGATTCCTGTAAGAACGTCAAGTTTTCAGCGACTAATGGCTATGCTATGGATCTAATCGGGGGTGGCGCTAAGAATTATAAAGAgtttttaaagtttttaGGTGATGAGAAGCCATTGCTTGGAGGTTCTCCATTTCAAATCAATTACCTCTATGATGATTGGGGAACTGGGTACACTATGTTGAACGAAACCGCCTACTATTGTGATGATGATGTGTTTAAGTGCGCGTGTGCTGACTGCCCAGAAGCTTGTCCAACATTAGCAGCTCTTCCTTCGAACTCCTGCACAATTGCAAACATACCGTGCTTCTCAGTTGGAACACTCGTGTTGTATATTGTAACATTTCTGATTATGGTTGGGGTTCATGCGTATGTTTTCTACAACCGCAAAAAGCGTGAAATTGTGCTCGACAATGAACAACATGAAACTTTTATCGAAGGCCAAGCAACCGGTGGCGATAATTTATTCCAAGAATATCCTACGAGACGTCATCTGCTAAATGATAAAATATCCTCAGTAATTGGTTCAGTAGCTCAGCTATGTGTGGAAAAACCATATTATGTTATTCTTGCTGGAATTACATTAATTTCAGCAACGGCCTCCTTGCTTGCGTTTTATGCTACATTAGAGACCGATCCTATTAAATTATGGGTCAACCAAAACTCAAAACAGTACAAGGAGAAGCAGTATTTTGATGAGAATTTTGGACCGTTCTATAGGATTGAACAAATGTTTTTGGTTAATGAAACAGGGCCAATTCTATCCTATGATACATTACAATGGTGGTTTGAGATCGAGAAAGATTTAACAGAGAACGTACACTCCAAAGAACTTGTGACATATCAAGAGATCTGTTTGAAACCTGCAGAAGATTCCACTTGTGTGATCGAGTCTTTTACTCAATATTTTGACGGCATCCTACCATCAGAAGATTCTTGGCGTACAGAGTTGAAGAGCTGTACTGATTCGCCTGTGAATTGTTTGCCATCTTTTCAACAACCATTGAAGAGTAACTTGCTATTCAGTGATGCGAACGTTTTTGATGCAAAGGCAATAATTGTCACACTACTCGTTTCAAACCACACAGAATCTTCGAAATTGTGGGAAGAAGCAATAGAGGAGTACATTTTGAAACTAAATGTTCCTAATGGCCTAAGGTTAAGTTTTACCACAGAAATGTCTCTAGAAAAAGAATTAAGCGGGAATAATGATATAACAATAGTTGGCATTTCATATATTTTGATGTTCATTTACGCTTCATGGGCTTTGAAAAATAAACTAGGAAAAAACAGATTTATTTTAGGTATGTCTGGCATAATGATTGTTTTTGGCTCTATTATAGTGTCAGCAGGCCTATTATCTTTTATTGGTATCAAATCAACATTAATAATTGCTGAAGTGATCCCGTTCCTGATATTGGCTATTGGCGTTGATAATATTTTTCTCATCACCAGTGAATACGACCAGATTACCGAAAACAACAGTATATTGGACGTTAATTCCAGAGTTTTAATGGCTGTTAGAAGGATAGTTCCATCCATAGTTTCCTCGGCCCTGTGCCAGATTTTATGCTTCCTCTTAGCATTATTTGTTTCCATGCCTGCGGTACGTAATTTTGCAATATACTCCGCGGTGGCATTGGCcttcaacttctttttCCAAATCACAGTTTATGTGTCCATACTCTCACTATTCGAAACAAAATTTGAGAAGCATCTTTCAGGGGAATCGATAGAGATTACAAAACCTAGAAGCATTGCAAAGTTTAAGAAATTTATGACAAAAAGAAGGAAAATCGTTGGCTTCTTTACTTTGTGGACTTTACTCTCGTTATTGTTCTTGCCTTATATCAAATTAGGATTAGATCAAAGAATGGCCGTCCCCCAAAGTTCTTACTTAGTGGACTACTTTAATGACACATACAACTACTTGAATGTCGGCCCACCGGTTTATTTCGTGATAAAAAATCTTGACTTTACCAAAAGAGCTAATCAAAAGAAAATATGTGGGAAGTTTACCACTTGCAATGAGTATTCATTATCTAATATATTGGAGCGTGAACGAAGTCGCTCAACAATAACAGAACCTGCGTCAATATGGTATGATGATTTCATGATGTTTTTAAACCCAAACCTGGACGAATGCTGTAGGTTTAAGAAAGGTACTACAGAAGTTTGTCCACCATACTTTCCATCAAGAAAATGTGAAACGTGTTATCCAAGCGGGTCTTGGGATTTTGATATGTCCGACTTCcctgaagatgatgaattTATGGATTTTTTCAACATTTGGATCAACTCACCTAGTGACCCTTGTCCCTTAGGAGGTAAGATGCCCTACTCTAATTCTATTGTCTACAATGATACAAATATTGTTTCCTCCGTTATAAGGGCAGCACATTCGCCTTTAAGATGCCAAGATGACTACATCAAAGCATACTTAGACGGCGACCGTATTTCAAAAGAATTTGAAGGCTTGGATGTGTTTGCATATTCTCCGTTCTACATTTATTTTGTACAGTATGGGAATCTACTGTCTTTAACCTGGAGGTTATTGTCGACTGCACTGCTTGCAATATTCAGTGTAACCTGGATACTACTCGGATCCGTAGCAACTGCTGGGATCTTGACTGGTACCGTAGCTATGATTTTGATTGACATAGGTGCATGTATggttttctttaatattcCATTGAATGCCGTGAGTTTGGTTAATCTAATAATCTGCGTTGGAATAACTGTGGAATTTCTTTTCCATGTGGCAAGGGCATTTACCATGGTTCCTGTAGGTGTAACGAATAGTCGTACGTCCAGGTCATCTTACGCTATATCAACTGTCGGTGGCTCTGTATTCAAAGGTATTACGATGACCAAGTTTATTGGTGTCGCGGTTCTAGCACTTGCGAAATCAAGAATATTTCAAGTGTTATATTTTAGGATGTGGTTCTGTCTAATTACTATTGCAGCCCTTCATGCCCTTATATTCTTGCCAACTATATTAGCCTTTTATGGAGGTAAGAGCTACGTTGACGGTTATAGTGAACTAAGGCTAGTTGATGTTGAAGAGGAGTAG
- the AEP3 gene encoding Aep3p (Syntenic homolog of Ashbya gossypii AGL007W; Syntenic homolog of Saccharomyces cerevisiae YPL005W (AEP3)): MSILQNVVRAIQSSGILKHGRTINEHVVPEYFTKQLWSQQRSNPSKDRAALEVLDENFKNVEAFGGYISALKAPQFVRQQVRNKYDKEAAVNFSRALQKIKQSSKSQAFLFELTNHEVKEFIRQLVLVTPKNIGISSQDVSRTFPLLVFGSVPPIPDFDNDPDRLERYIGLLTHTAFHSQSPSKNSDVIVERILRELMHPLNKATINLRTTTMFNDMIQYYARRNDFASCREFYGQMKIEQKCPNTKTYNLLLRNLAMKIPRVKKQLGFKEATFYLKDMKKNQVFSDVVTWNTCYQLLLDDISRGLFIEKMIENDVPVSTPFLANLFKSDEYTAEQLLTFLTEHNIPLCPRLLKVCNEKLIKEEKYLAVWECLKHLHEKGIKIGVQAYNMLLLPLAEKGRLDLVLIIFYRMRYVFRINPSLFSYRIIFKVLAWYRKNEHFDLIYNWMKLEMLKHTNGVLIRDSWFIKCDSISKANAVAISQNELEGFSLLLRSVSQSEWHIGTKYWHTYQFKMFKSRVGVRHATINWATWCDTATEA; this comes from the coding sequence ATGAGTATCTTGCAAAACGTTGTTAGGGCTATTCAGTCTTCTGGCATTTTAAAACATGGTAGAACGATAAATGAGCATGTTGTACCGGAATATTTTACTAAGCAGCTGTGGAGTCAACAGCGAAGTAATCCATCAAAAGATAGAGCAGCCCTCGAGGTCTTGGATgaaaactttaaaaatGTTGAGGCGTTTGGAGGCTATATTTCTGCATTGAAAGCTCCACAATTTGTCCGACAACAGGTACGAAATAAATATGATAAGGAGGCCGCAGTTAACTTCAGTAGGGCGTTACAAAAGATCAAGCAAAGCTCTAAATCGCAAGCATTCCTCTTTGAATTAACTAACCATGAAGTTAAGGAATTTATTAGGCAGCTAGTTTTGGTTACCCCCAAAAACATAGGAATATCATCCCAGGATGTAAGTAGGACCTTTCCCCTATTGGTATTCGGAAGCGTTCCGCCAATACCAGACTTTGATAACGACCCGGATCGATTAGAACGTTATATAGGTCTTCTTACGCATACTGCTTTTCATTCTCAGAGCCCATCAAAAAATTCAGACGTAATTGTCGAACGAATATTAAGAGAATTAATGCATCCTTTGAACAAGGCAACAATCAATTTAAGAACAACCACGATGTTTAACGACATGATACAATATTATGCTAGAAGGAATGACTTTGCATCCTGTAGAGAGTTTTACGGTCAAATGAAAATTGAGCAAAAGTGTCCAAATACTAAGACATACAATTTACTACTACGGAATTTAGCTATGAAGATTCCAAGAGTTAAGAAGCAACTTGGATTTAAGGAAGCAACTTTTTATCTTAAAGATATGAAGAAAAACCAAGTATTTTCAGACGTAGTTACATGGAACACATGCTACCAATTATTACTTGATGACATATCAAGAGGATTGTTTATAGAAAAGATGATAGAAAACGATGTTCCAGTATCCACGCCATTCCTTGCCAACCTATTTAAATCTGATGAGTACACAGCTGAACAACTCTTAACATTTTTGACTGAACATAATATTCCGTTGTGCCCGAGATTACTGAAGGTATGTAATGAAAAACTGATCAAAGAAGAGAAATACTTAGCCGTATGGGAATGCCTTAAACACCTGCATGAAAAGGGTATAAAAATTGGAGTTCAAGCATACAATATGCTCCTATTACCTTTGGCTGAGAAAGGTCGACTTGATTTAGTTCTCATTATATTTTATCGCATGAGATATGTTTTCCGAATAAATCCAAGCTTGTTTTCATACCGAATAATATTCAAGGTCCTAGCATGGTATAGAAAAAATGAGCATTTTGATCTGATTTACAATTGGATGAAGCTTGAAATGTTGAAACATACCAATGGTGTTTTGATCCGTGACAGCTGGTTTATAAAATGTGACAGCATATCCAAGGCTAACGCTGTAGCAATTTCCCAAAACGAACTTGAAGGGTTCTCTCTCCTGTTGAGATCAGTAAGTCAATCAGAATGGCATATAGGAACAAAATATTGGCACACTTATCAGTTTAAGATGTTCAAATCGAGAGTAGGAGTTAGACATGCAACTATAAACTGGGCTACATGGTGTGATACTGCAACTGAAGCGTGA
- the LSP1 gene encoding lipid-binding protein LSP1 (Syntenic homolog of Ashbya gossypii AGL006C; Syntenic homolog of Saccharomyces cerevisiae YPL004C (LSP1)): protein MHRTYSLRNNKAPTAADLQSPPPPPSSTRSKFFGRASIASTFRKNAAGNYGPELARKLSSLIKTEKNILRATEIVANERREAARQLSLWGAENDDDVSDVTDKLGVLIYELGELQDQFIDRYDQYRITMKSIRNIEASVQPSRDRKQKITDQIAYLKYKEPQSPKIPVLEQELVRAEAESLVAEAQLSNITREKLRAAFDYQFDSIRELSEKFALIAGYGKALLELLDDAPVTPGETRPAYDGYDASRQIIMDAEAALESWTLDSAVVKPSLSFHQNADDIHAGDDGGQGDNWNHQNQSVDDMFKER from the coding sequence ATGCACAGAACTTACTCTTTAAGAAACAACAAAGCACCAACTGCGGCTGATTTGCAATCTCCACCACCTCCACCATCTTCAACTAGATCAAAGTTTTTTGGTAGAGCTTCTATTGCTTCTACTTTCAGAAAGAATGCTGCTGGAAACTATGGCCCAGAGCTGGCAAGGAAGTTGTCCTCCCTAATCAAAACCGAAAAGAACATCCTAAGAGCAACAGAAATTGTTGCTAATGAGCGTCGCGAAGCTGCTAGGCAATTGTCGCTATGGGGTGCTGAAAATGACGACGATGTTTCTGATGTCACTGACAAGTTGGGCGTTTTAATTTATGAATTAGGTGAATTGCAAGACCAATTTATTGACAGGTACGATCAATACCGTATTACGATGAAGTCCATTAGAAATATTGAAGCATCAGTTCAACCATCAAGGGATCGTAAGCAAAAAATCACTGATCAAATTGCCTATTTGAAGTACAAGGAACCTCAATCTCCAAAGATTCCTGTTTTGGAGCAAGAATTGGTCCGCGCTGAGGCTGAATCACTAGTAGCTGAAGCTCAGCTATCTAACATTACTAGGGAAAAGTTGAGGGCTGCTTTTGACTACCAGTTCGACTCCATTAGAGAATTGTCTGAAAAGTTTGCCTTGATTGCTGGTTACGGTAAAGCTTTGCTGGAATTGTTGGATGACGCCCCAGTCACTCCAGGTGAAACAAGACCCGCATATGATGGTTATGATGCTTCCAGACAGATTATTATGGATGCAGAGGCAGCCCTAGAATCTTGGACCCTAGACTCAGCTGTTGTCAAACCATCGCTCTCCTTCCATCAAAATGCAGATGACATACATGCTGGTGATGATGGCGGACAAGGCGATAATTGGAACCATCAAAATCAATCCGTAGACGACATGTTTAAGGAAAGATAA
- the ULA1 gene encoding Ula1p (Syntenic homolog of Ashbya gossypii AGL005W; Syntenic homolog of Saccharomyces cerevisiae YPL003W (ULA1)) yields MLISRYDRQLRLWGETGQQCLKSSHILVVDFNYSALLLEVVKNLALTGIGKLSLLVETNNDEHGTFFDDSSLRVLNTEVELNYLDWDKAEFSKASFWKKFTAVIVTSSAINVLKTVTDFWHYNSDGLLPILILAYSIGLYGYIRIFSKETHCVVEVQSENQVPDLRLDVGWPELDKYCMNIDLVSKDNAEIAELPFATILRRAVLDSSSKPIKTELMEYLQHLLVRNGAIVSNPYLNFVEAEKHIHLALRDSRAISENILRLINIIPKNLKKVEDPFNRSFWILIEALRKFLSYHKQLPLAGNIPDMESSTVKYSELKALYQKKAREDMLHLKSLTKHNIESDMIELFSYNVRNIKVVNFSEVLSPEGSIEILDAQKEELAPLLQVLIADQFNLSVKLNEPSHLNYIEKVQATKGKNLYPVTAMIGGMVCQEIIKVLTHKFVPLENAIVYDGLLNKLESLKM; encoded by the coding sequence ATGTTAATAAGTCGCTATGACAGACAGTTACGGTTATGGGGGGAAACTGGGCAGCAATGCTTAAAATCGTCTCATATTCTCGTTGTGGATTTTAATTATAGTGCTCTTTTACTAGAAGTCGTGAAAAACCTCGCCTTGACAGGCATAGGTAAACTATCACTTTTGGTGGAGACGAATAATGATGAGCATGGAACCTTTTTTGACGACAGCTCGTTACGGGTTCTGAATACAGAAGTTGAATTGAATTACTTGGATTGGGATAAGGCGGAATTCAGTAAAGCAAGTTTCTGGAAAAAGTTTACAGCTGTAATTGTCACTTCCAGTGCAATAAATGTTTTAAAAACTGTAACAGATTTTTGGCATTACAATAGTGATGGCCTCCTACCAATTCTGATATTGGCATATTCTATTGGGTTATACGGGTATATTAGAATATTTTCTAAAGAAACACATTGCGTGGTTGAGGTGCAATCGGAGAATCAAGTACCTGATTTACGTTTAGACGTTGGCTGGCCAGAACTTGATAAATATTGTATGAACATTGACTTAGTAAGTAAGGATAATGCGGAAATAGCAGAGTTACCATTTGCTACAATTCTTCGTCGGGCTGTGTTAGATTCATCTTCTAAACCTATAAAAACGGAATTAATGGAATATCTACAGCACTTACTTGTTAGGAATGGTGCAATTGTGTCAAATCCTTATTTGAACTTTGTTGAAGCTGAAAAGCATATTCATCTTGCCTTAAGAGACTCACGAGCAATTTCAGAGAATATACTGCGGCTCATTAATATAATACCTaagaatttaaaaaagGTTGAGGACCCCTTTAACAGATCCTTCTGGATTTTAATTGAGGCATTAAGGAAATTTTTATCTTACCATAAACAACTGCCCTTGGCGGGAAATATACCAGATATGGAATCAAGTACTGTAAAATATTCAGAATTAAAGGCATTATACCAGAAAAAAGCGCGCGAAGACATGCTTCATCTGAAATCCTTGACAAAACATAATATTGAATCGGATATGATAGAACTGTTTTCTTATAATGTAAGAAATATAAAGGTTGTTAATTTTTCAGAAGTATTGAGCCCTGAAGGTTCAATTGAAATCCTAGACGCTcaaaaagaagaacttGCACCTTTGCTGCAGGTTTTGATAGCTGACCAATTTAATTTGAGCGTCAAACTTAATGAACCATCCCATTTGAATTATATAGAGAAGGTGCAGGCGACAAAAGGTAAAAACCTTTACCCTGTTACCGCAATGATTGGCGGAATGGTTTGCCAAGAAATTATTAAAGTACTTACTCATAAATTTGTTCCACTTGAGAACGCTATCGTTTACGATGGTCTACTAAATAAACTAGAATCATTGAAAATGTGA
- the SPB4 gene encoding ATP-dependent RNA helicase SPB4 (Syntenic homolog of Ashbya gossypii AGL004C; Syntenic homolog of Saccharomyces cerevisiae YFL002C (SPB4)): MSKSLSWDDLSYKLLPWIRTAIDAMGFESMTPVQAATIPMFAGNKDVVVESVTGSGKTIAFVIPVLERIVREEANRSNFRKCHFHTIIITPTKELASQIQTVIESFLKFYPDNLHPIRSQLLVGTNVSTVRDDFTSFANNRPQILVGTPGRLLDFLGLPSVKTSSCGAVILDEADKLLEMSFEKEIEGILKSLPKQRRTGLFSATISSAGNQVFQTGMRNPVKISVRVDNKAPKGLSIGYITVDVEQKLDMLLTILNNYRYKKCIVYFPTCIAVTYFYSIIQHLAKMRYMEEGLNIYSLHGKLQTSSRSKTLDTFTSDLNRAILLTTDVAARGIDIPDIDLVLQMDPPTDADIFLHRCGRTGRANRVGHAVVLLNRGREEDYIPFLEVKGINVEQVDIEMKKIEDLSIILKRWVLEDRARFDHGLKVYVAFIKYYSKHTASSIFRLQSLDYIGLAKCYSLLRLPRMPEIQNYLQNDKIPEDGWLISPPIDLDTFAYADKQKEKARKEALKDLKKKTQERDKKSILEKANAPWSKKLATKENKHERRAKMAIKRKAIEDKLALDGSQTESDAEEDWKDVIRQRKKAKKTLEVVGTFNDL, encoded by the coding sequence ATGTCTAAGTCACTTTCTTGGGATGATCTGAGCTACAAGCTTTTGCCTTGGATAAGGACTGCTATAGATGCTATGGGTTTTGAATCCATGACCCCAGTCCAAGCTGCAACTATACCCATGTTTGCAGGAAATAAAGATGTCGTAGTTGAATCGGTTACAGGATCGGGGAAAACTATAGCATTTGTAATTCCTGTACTGGAAAGGATTGTTAGGGAAGAAGCTAATAGATCGAACTTCAGAAAATGTCATTTTCACACCATTATTATCACTCCGACTAAAGAGTTGGCATCTCAAATCCAAACTGTCATAGAatcatttttaaaattCTACCCTGATAACCTGCATCCAATTAGATCCCAACTTTTAGTTGGCACGAATGTTTCTACTGTTAGGGACGATTTTACATCTTTTGCTAATAATAGACCCCAAATTTTGGTTGGCACGCCTGGCAGGTTGCTTGATTTCCTAGGGCTACCTAGTGTTAAAACTAGCTCATGTGGTGCAGTCATTTTAGATGAAGCAGATAAACTTTTAGAAATGAGttttgagaaggaaattGAAGGGATTTTGAAGTCTCTTCCAAAACAAAGAAGGACTGGTTTATTCTCTGCAACTATTAGCAGTGCTGGTAATCAGGTTTTTCAAACCGGTATGAGGAACCCTGTGAAAATCTCTGTTCGAGTCGATAATAAAGCACCCAAGGGATTGTCGATTGGTTATATCACTGTAGATGTTGAACAAAAGTTAGATATGTTGTTAACAATCCTCAACAATTACAGGTATAAAAAGTGTATCGTTTATTTTCCGACTTGCATTGCAGTGACATATTTTTATTCAATTATACAGCATCTTGCGAAGATGAGGTACATGGAAGAGGgtttaaatatttattcTCTACATGGAAAATTGCAAACTAGTTCAAGATCTAAGACTTTGGATACTTTTACATCGGACTTAAATAGAGCGATACTACTGACAACAGATGTGGCTGCAAGGGGGATTGATATTCCAGATATAGATTTAGTGCTGCAGATGGATCCACCTACAGATGCAGATATATTTCTTCACAGATGTGGGAGGACTGGTAGAGCAAATAGGGTGGGGCATGCAGTTGTATTATTGAATCGAGGGAGAGAAGAAGACTATATACCCTTCTTAGAAGTTAAAGGCATCAACGTTGAACAGGTTGACATAGAAATGAAAAAGATCGAAGATCTTTCTATCATTTTGAAGAGATGGGTTTTAGAGGATCGCGCAAGATTCGATCACGGTTTAAAAGTTTATGTGGCATTTATCAAATATTACTCTAAACATACTGCCTCCTCTATTTTCAGGTTACAAAGTTTGGACTACATTGGCCTTGCAAAATGTTACAGTCTGCTACGTTTACCACGAATGCCAGAAATTCAAAATTATCTACAAAATGATAAAATACCAGAGGACGGTTGGCTAATATCTCCTCCGATTGACTTGGATACCTTTGCATACGCAGACAAGCAAAAGGAAAAAGCGAGAAAAGAAGCACTAAAGGacttgaagaagaagacgCAGGAAAGAGACAAGAAGAGTATATTAGAAAAAGCAAATGCTCCTTGGTCCAAAAAGTTGGCCACGAAGGAGAACAAGCACGAAAGAAGAGCGAAAATGGCAATAAAAAGGAAAGCTATAGAGGATAAATTGGCTCTAGACGGCTCGCAAACGGAGAGTGATGCAGAGGAAGATTGGAAAGATGTTATTAGACAAAGAAAAAAAGCGAAAAAGACATTAGAAGTTGTGGGTACCTTTAATGATTTATAG
- the DEG1 gene encoding pseudouridine synthase DEG1 (Syntenic homolog of Ashbya gossypii AGL003W; Syntenic homolog of Saccharomyces cerevisiae YFL001W (DEG1)) — MSFLKRIFRVGHKHVSIPEDSEYAQWSREQLIERLIKLENDGKRAAEQPLDNYVHKKVRADDHSSYKSKKDKKNIDFSKYNTRFIALRFAYLGWNYNGLAIQKDPTPLPTVEGTILAAMQKCKLVPSITPQEYNFSRCGRTDKGVSAMNQVISLYVRSNLTLEEQLDPQSDSKEIPYVHILNQLLPVDIRVSAVCLRPPKGFDARFSCKYRHYKYLFNENGLDISMMREAAKYFEGEHDFRNYCKLDGSKQITNYKRRIISANILQVEGDMYCFDLIGSAFLWHQVRCMTAILFLIGQGLEDISLVQNLLDVDKYPQKPVYDLASDIPLILYDCKFDDLEWIIPDLSVDKAIKTTKAVDNIELDYKLKATVSNIMKNIIPRATASGKTTINIGDGKGKVTTNYKKVLDRDVMDSVETVNDRFKLRKARKRSS; from the coding sequence ATGAGCTTTTTGAAGAGAATCTTTCGAGTCGGCCATAAACATGTTTCTATACCAGAGGACTCAGAATACGCCCAATGGTCTAGAGAGCAGTTAATAGAAAGATTAATAAAATTAGAGAATGACGGTAAGAGAGCTGCTGAGCAACCTCTAGATAATTATGTACATAAGAAGGTAAGGGCAGACGACCATAGTAGTTATAAATCAAAGAAagataaaaaaaatattgaTTTCTCAAAATATAATACTAGGTTTATTGCGTTGAGATTTGCATATTTAGGATGGAATTACAATGGACTTGCCATTCAAAAGGATCCAACACCACTACCAACCGTAGAAGGTACTATTTTAGCTGCAATGCAGAAGTGTAAGCTTGTTCCCTCGATTACACCGCAAGAGTATAATTTTAGCCGATGTGGAAGAACTGACAAGGGCGTTAGTGCGATGAATCAGGTTATTTCACTATACGTGAGATCAAACTTGACCCTCGAAGAGCAGCTAGATCCGCAATCTGATTCTAAGGAAATACCCTACGTTCATATACTAAATCAGCTGCTACCGGTTGATATTAGGGTTTCAGCGGTTTGTTTAAGACCACCAAAAGGGTTTGATGCGCGATTCAGTTGTAAGTATCGCCACTACAAATACCTATTCAATGAAAATGGGCTAGACATTTCTATGATGCGGGAAGCAGCAAAATATTTCGAAGGTGAGCATGATTTCAGAAATTACTGTAAACTAGATGGTTCGAAACAGATTACAAATTATAAACGGAGAATAATTTCTGCTAATATTCTCCAAGTTGAGGGTGATATGTATTGTTTTGACCTAATTGGATCCGCTTTCCTATGGCACCAAGTACGTTGTATGACAGCAATTTTGTTCCTTATTGGTCAAGGTCTAGAAGACATATCTCTTGTGCAGAACTTACTAGATGTCGATAAGTACCCACAAAAGCCTGTCTATGATTTAGCTAGTGATATTCCTTTAATTCTGTATGACTGCAAATTCGATGATCTTGAATGGATAATTCCTGATTTAAGCGTTGACAAGGCCATAAAAACGACTAAGGCAGTAGACAATATCGAACTAGATTATAAGTTAAAGGCAACGGTATCCAATATAATGAAAAATATCATACCAAGAGCAACAGCAAGTGGAAAGACAACTATCAATATTGGTGATGGTAAAGGAAAAGTGACGACTAACTATAAAAAAGTGCTTGATAGAGATGTTATGGATAGTGTGGAAACTGTAAATGACAGGTTCAAGTTGCGGAAGGCCAGGAAACGGTCTTCATGA